The Sulfurovum riftiae genome has a window encoding:
- a CDS encoding glycosyltransferase family 2 protein gives MKKINKVTVIIPTYNAEKFIGRCIDTVISQIYENVEIIAIDDGSSDNTINILKEFKKIKVLENETNQGPAYSRTKGLMQASGEYVAFLDADDYWDEDFISATVAFLEKYEDAVAVSTGYIGIDLKGGTVEKPKLSEEDKAYYGEKGNICPDFFEFWSTYFGVLTGTVMMRTSVAQQTKGQRSELRLTEKI, from the coding sequence ATGAAAAAAATAAATAAAGTAACTGTAATTATCCCTACCTATAACGCAGAAAAATTTATAGGACGTTGTATAGATACAGTTATCTCACAAATATATGAGAATGTCGAAATCATAGCTATAGACGATGGTTCATCAGATAATACTATAAATATATTAAAAGAATTTAAAAAAATTAAAGTCTTAGAAAATGAAACGAATCAAGGCCCCGCCTATAGTAGAACAAAAGGTCTGATGCAGGCTAGTGGGGAGTATGTAGCTTTTTTAGATGCAGATGACTACTGGGATGAAGACTTTATATCAGCCACTGTAGCTTTTTTAGAGAAATATGAAGATGCAGTGGCTGTTTCTACTGGTTACATAGGTATAGACCTTAAAGGTGGAACGGTAGAGAAACCAAAATTAAGTGAAGAAGATAAAGCCTACTATGGAGAAAAAGGTAATATTTGTCCTGATTTTTTTGAATTTTGGTCAACATATTTTGGGGTTTTAACAGGTACCGTTATGATGCGCACTTCTGTAGCTCAACAAACAAAAGGACAACGTAGTGAACTAAGACTTACGGAAAAGATCTAG